The Vitis riparia cultivar Riparia Gloire de Montpellier isolate 1030 unplaced genomic scaffold, EGFV_Vit.rip_1.0 scaffold509_pilon_pilon, whole genome shotgun sequence sequence ataAGTCTCTCTAGAtacatggctgacaaaaccatcggagggtgtgtccggaccccctgttcggacatcttttgcaggtaTTACTGAACCAGAACTCAGTATTGGTTGGGATCTTGCATCCATTCAGCAGCTATGTGGATCACAGGGATgcgaggcctcaacattggcgTCGTCTGTGGGAATATTTCGCTGATTCAGTCACCGGCAAAGATGGCCACACCTTCTAGAAGCCACTCATCTGCTAGAGGAGAGGAAGATAATTCTGAATGGCGCCTAGCCATCGAAAGAAGGCAGCTGGCAAGCGAGCGACAACTGCAAGCTCTCCTCCAAGAGACAGAAAGATTAAGAGAAGAAAACGCGGTGTTGCGTATCCAAGCTTCATCGACGGGGCCTCCCCGTCGTTAGCGTTCAAGAGGCCAGGTAGCGAACTCAAAGCCTGACCTAGAATCAATATACCCAGGGATAGCAGGAGCAATCCCTGAAACATGCAACGTGAGGCCACATGAGCCACACACGCCCATGCATCGAGCTCCCCATGAGGAAAGCTCGGATTCTACTCGTTTCTCATCTAAGAGACAACGTGACAGATGACCCCAGTTGTCGGGTGCGATGCGTGCGAGACTGGGTCCCCAAGAGCCTGGCAGGCCAAGGCCTCCAGTAGCCACAACTTGGGGTGCGCACCCTAACCCCATGGTCACCCCTATAGTACAGAACATTCCCTCGCACCGGGACCCTATTGTCACTCCTATGGTGCAGAATGTTCCCCCGCACCAAGCGGTACGACAAGCTGGGAGAAATCTCCCAAACGAGCCACCCATTGGCTCTATTAGCAAAAGGTTggacgacatgctctccacgcctttctgCTCTCACATTATTCATTATGAGCCCCCAAGGGGATTCTTCGTACCAAAATTCTCCACATACAATGGGTCTAGCGATCCTTTCGACCATATCATGTATTATCGATAGCTCATGACTCTCGATATAAGAAACGACCCGCTGCTATGCAAAGTATTCCCCGCCAGCCTACAAGGGCAAACCCTCTCATGGTTCCACCGCCTACCTCCCAACTCTGTTGATAATTTCAGGGACCTGTCGGAAGTCTTCGTGGGACAATACTTATGCTCCGCTCGGCAAAAGCAGAACATCAGCActctgcaaaacataaaaaatgtaagATAACGAGTCCTTGAGGGAGTTCGTAAAGCGGTTTGGTCAGGCCGTGCTACAGGTAGAGGCTTACAGCATGGATGCTGTCCTGCAGATCTTCAAGCGAAGCATCTGTCCAAGCACCCCATTTTTCGAATCACTCGCTAAAAAGCCTCCTACGACGATGGACGACTTGTTCCGGCGTGCAAGCAAATAATCAATGCTCGAAGATGATGTACGAGCAGCCACCCAGCAAGTCTTGGTTGCCGGACAGGCATCCAGAAGTGGTGCGAAAAGAAGTGCCAAACTTCCGGATCCAAGACCATCCGATCGAAGGCAGGAAGGGCCAAGTCACCCGAAAATGCCACCCTTCACACCCCTTTCCATATCCCATGAGAAGCTTCTCCCTATGATCCAAGGCATGTTCGATTTCAGGTGGCCTAAACCCCTCGGAACGGACCCATCCAGAAGAGATCATAGTAAAAAATGTGCCTTCCATAAGGAACATGGTCACATGACGGAGGCGTGCAGGTGCCTCCAGTATTTAGTCGAAAAGCTTATAAAGGCGGGACATTTGAAGCAATACCTCCGCTCAGATGCTGGAGGTAGAGACGCTTCCCGAAATCACAACTCTGGAGCCCCCACGGCTCCAGCCGCCCCCAAGGCCATTATAAACTATATTAATGGAGGTCCATCGGATGAGGAGCATGACTCCAAGCAAAAAGGACAGAGATTGTTACGAGAAGCATTAGTGCGCGAGTGTATCAATTCCATCCGGCCTGGGATAACTGGGGGGGCCCTCGTCCTATAGATGGGACAATCATTTTCCCACCAGTAGATCCCACCCGGATATTGCAGCCGCACCGCGACGCCCTCATCCTATCCTTAGAGATGGGAAATTTTGACGTGAGACGCATCTTGGTTGACCCGGGCAGCTCAGCCGATCTTGTACAAGCATCGATCATTAGCCACATGGGACACAGTCTCACAGGCCTTGAAAATCCTAGGCGAATCTTGTCCGGATTCA is a genomic window containing:
- the LOC117909967 gene encoding uncharacterized protein LOC117909967 codes for the protein MLEDDVRAATQQVLVAGQASRSGAKRSAKLPDPRPSDRRQEGPSHPKMPPFTPLSISHEKLLPMIQGMFDFRWPKPLGTDPSRRDHSKKCAFHKEHGHMTEACRCLQYLVEKLIKAGHLKQYLRSDAGGRDASRNHNSGAPTAPAAPKAIINYINGDGTIIFPPVDPTRILQPHRDALILSLEMGNFDVRRILVDPGSSADLVQASIISHMGHSLTGLENPRRILSGFNGASTTSLGDIVLPVQAGPVALNMQFSVVQDLSPFNVILGRTWLHYMKSIPSTYHQMVSFLTKDGQINLYDNQLVARQCYQIAREAGTSHEDKPLLESTHTLDQ